A single window of Nicotiana sylvestris chromosome 3, ASM39365v2, whole genome shotgun sequence DNA harbors:
- the LOC104222309 gene encoding serine/threonine-protein kinase-like protein CCR4: protein MAILDQKTHLFFSLVLLCFLISLSPISSLSTVAISKTSNQTLICALISSSSFPQQSSLNCTSFPEGIQIPLNPSVYFSGIVGGNGFLCGLTSSYSSSTSIMVCWRFLNNGTNLSYKSIYLGPLITNLDSGNSHICGIVNGTNNRLECWQWHEFNSSNRSLMTSNLAVGEDFVCGLLTFGQIQCLGSFRNVTDAIPSGNYSEIASGSQHVCAISKNNSLVCWGNMVGEKPIGQFKSLALGDNRSCALRINGKVVCWGETGFSLPSSLSGEFFETLEAKQDIFCGIVTSNYSLFCWGNDIFNSNPAVFNGVGVVPGPCTTSCPCVPLPNYESFCGRGLMICQHCVGQDSSVNPPIVNGSGPSLPPLPPQPMPSPTPSQTSGRSDPWSRRNVAFLVVGCVGSLMMLSVLVILFFKYCKIRGCRVHDSGRLDEAGSPPQQGSQTSRVQDQQGTPQPPVLEKRLSQLISIGNGGHLEEFSLQVLLQVTNNFSDEHKIGSGSFGAVYHATLEDGREVAIKRAEASASSSYAGGTKYRQEDKDNAFLNELEFLSRLNHKNLVKLLGYCEDNNERVLIFEYMNNGTLHDHLHGLESSPLMSWVGRIKVALDAARGIEYLHEYAVPTVIHRDIKSSNILLDVTWNAKVSDFGLSLMGPQDDETHLSMRAAGTVGYMDPEYYRLQQLTTKSDVYSFGVMLLELLSGYKAIHKNENKVPRNVVDFVVPYIVQDEIHRVLDRRVPPPTPFEIESVAYVGYLAADCTTLEGRDRPTMTQVVNTLERALKACLATPIFSRSNTDDSST from the coding sequence ATGGCCATTCTTGATCAAAAAACtcaccttttcttttctttagtaCTTCTTTGCTTTCTCATTTCCCTTTCACCCATTTCTTCACTTTCAACTGTTGCCATTTCAAAAACTTCTAaccaaacactaatttgtgcatTGATTTCCTCCTCCTCATTTCCTCAACAATCTTCTCTCAATTGTACTAGTTTTCCTGAAGGAATTCAAATCCCTTTGAATCCTTCAGTTTACTTTTCTGGAATTGTAGGTGGGAATGGTTTCCTTTGTGGGTTGACTTCATCTTACTCttcttctacttcaatcatggTGTGTTGGAGATTCTTAAACAATGGTACCAACTTGTCTTACAAAAGTATTTATCTTGGTCCATTGATCACAAATCTTGATTCCGGTAATTCCCACATTTGTGGAATTGTTAATGGAACCAATAATAGGCTTGAATGTTGGCAGTGGCATGAATTTAATTCATCAAACAGAAGTTTGATGACTTCAAATCTTGCCGTTGGAGAAGATTTTGTTTGTGGTTTGTTGACATTTGGTCAAATCCAATGTTTAGGAAGCTTTAGAAATGTCACTGATGCTATTCCTTCAGGGAATTACAGTGAAATTGCATCTGGTTCACAACATGTTTGTGCTATTTCCAAGAATAATAGTTTGGTTTGTTGGGGAAATATGGTAGGAGAAAAGCCTATTGGCCAATTCAAATCACTTGCTTTAGGTGATAATAGGAGTTGTGCTTTGAGGATTAATGGGAAAGTTGTTTGTTGGGGAGAAACTGGTTTTAGTCTGCCTTCATCTTTGAGTGGGGAATTTTTTGAAACATTGGAAGCAAAACAAGACATTTTCTGTGGTATTGTGACCTCAAATTATTCATTGTTTTGTTGGGGCAATGACATTTTCAATTCAAATCCAGCAGTTTTTAATGGTGTAGGAGTAGTTCCGGGACCATGTACTACTTCATGTCCTTGTGTACCTTTACCTAATTATGAGTCATTTTGTGGTCGGGGACTAATGATATGTCAACATTGTGTTGGGCAAGATTCCAGTGTGAATCCACCAATCGTTAACGGGTCGGGTCCTTCACTACCACCATTGCCCCCACAACCAATGCCATCGCCAACGCCATCTCAAACGAGTGGAAGAAGCGATCCATGGAGTAGGAGGAATGTGGCATTTCTAGTGGTAGGTTGTGTTGGATCCTTAATGATGTTGAGTGTCCTTGTTATCTTGTTTTTCAAGTATTGCAAGATCAGAGGATGCAGAGTACACGACTCTGGCCGCCTTGATGAGGCGGGGTCACCGCCCCAGCAAGGCAGCCAGACGTCTCGAGTTCAAGATCAACAAGGTACTCCTCAGCCCCCAGTCTTGGAAAAAAGACTTAGTCAATTGATTAGTATAGGAAATGGGGGTCATTTAGAAGAATTTTCATTGCAAGTGTTACTTCAAGTGACTAATAATTTCTCCGACGAGCACAAAATTGGGAGTGGAAGTTTTGGAGCTGTGTATCATGCTACATTAGAAGATGGGCGCGAAGTAGCCATAAAAAGAGCAGAAGCTTCAGCCTCATCTTCCTATGCTGGAGGCACAAAATATAGACAAGAGGACAAAGACAATGCATTCCTCAATGAGCTAGAGTTTTTGTCGCGCCTCAATCACAAAAACCTTGTTAAGCTATTAGGGTATTGTGAAGATAACAATGAACGTGTCTTGATTTTCGAATACATGAACAATGGCACTCTCCATGACCATCTCCACGGGCTCGAAAGCTCACCACTAATGTCATGGGTTGGTAGGATCAAGGTGGCATTGGACGCGGCACGTGGCATCGAGTACTTGCATGAGTACGCGGTGCCAACTGTCATCCACCGTGACATCAAGTCGTCCAACATATTGCTTGATGTCACGTGGAATGCCAAGGTGTCCGACTTTGGATTGTCCTTAATGGGACCTCAGGATGACGAAACACACCTTTCTATGCGCGCTGCTGGCACGGTAGGTTACATGGACCCCGAGTACTACAGACTGCAACAACTAACGACGAAAAGTGATGTGTATAGTTTCGGAGTAATGTTACTAGAGTTGTTGTCGGGTTACAAGGCAATTCACAAGAATGAGAATAAGGTACCAAGAAATGTGGTTGATTTTGTTGTGCCATACATAGTACAAGATGAGATTCATAGGGTATTGGATCGTAGAGTTCCACCACCAACACCTTTTGAAATTGAGTCTGTGGCATATGTAGGTTATCTAGCAGCAGATTGTACCACATTAGAAGGTAGAGATCGTCCAACTATGACTCAAGTTGTAAATACGCTAGAAAGAGCCTTAAAGGCATGTTTGGCTACTCCAATTTTCTCTCGGTCTAACACCGATGATTCGTCCACATAA